A stretch of DNA from Desulfovibrio desulfuricans DSM 642:
GTGGAACGGGGGCAGGCAGGCACTGCGGAAGGCGTGCGCCGCTGGCTTTGGGGCGTGCTGCGCCTCGGCCTTGCGCGCAACGACCTGCCCCTTTTGCTGCGCATGCACGGGGCAGCAAGCAGTGCAGATGCCGGTGCGCTGGCCCACTGGAACGCCCTTATGCTTGCCGGACGCGAAAGCCGTGAACTGTGGCAGGAAGAAATCCAGATGGGCCGCGCCCTGCGCCGCATTTTGCACGATCAGGACATGCTGCCGCACTGGCCGCTGCCTGACAACGCGGGATACACGGCCTGTTTTGCTGTTGCCGCCGTCATGCTCGACCAGCACGTCCGCAGCATGGAGCCTTATTGCGATCCTGCCGCGCTGCAGCGCGCCGGGATGGACGCGGCCTGCGCCTATGTGTGGAGCTGGCTGCAAAATCAGGTGGCCGTGGCCTGCAAAACAGTGCCTCTGGGCCAGACCGCCGCGCAAAAACTTTTGCTGGAGTTCATGCCTGCCGTGCCGCAACTGGTGGCTCAGGCAGCGGCCCTGCCCGATGAGGACATAGGCTCCAGCCTCCCCGGCCTTGCCCTGTGCAGCGCCGGGCACGAACGACAATACACCCGACTTTTCAGGAGTTGAACGTCATGACCAATAGACCCTGCCTGCGTGTGGGCGTTGGCGGCCCTGTGGGTTCCGGCAAAACGGCCCTCTTGCGCCACCTGTGCATGCGCCTTCGCAAGCACTACAACATGGCTGTCGTCACCAACGACATTTATACCCGCGAAGATGCGGAATTTCTGCTGCGTCATAACGCCCTTGAGGCCGACCGCATCATCGGCGTTGAAACGGGCGGCTGCCCGCACACTGCCATCCGCGAAGACGCCTCCATGAATATTCAGGCCATTGAAGAGCTTCAGGCGCGCCATCCCGGCCTTGAGCTGGTGCTGGTGGAAAGCGGCGGGGACAACCTCTCCGCCACGTTCAGCCCGGAACTTGCAGATCTGACCATCTATGTCATAGACGTGAGCGGCGGGGACAAAATCCCGCGCAAGGGTGGCCCCGGTATCACCAAGTCCGACCTGCTCATCATCAACAAGGTTGACCTCGCGCCCATGGTGCATGCCTCGCTGGATGTGATGGAGCGGGACACCCGCCGCATGCGCGGCGAACGCCCCTATGTTCTCACCGAAATGCTTTCCGGCGCCGGCATTGAGGCCGTGATCGCCTTTATCATCCGCGAGGGCATGCTGCGGCTGCCCGACCAGTCAGCATAAGTGCATTGCCTGCCGCGTGGATGCCCGCCACGCAGACGCAAAAAACGCCCGCAAATTGCGGGCGTTTTTAGTAGCTAGCCATACTAAGGCGGGACGATTAATCAGAAGCCTGCGCCTTGAGTGCATCGGCTTGCGCCACCGTGCTCAGGGCCTCAATCAGAGGATCGATTTCGCCTTCCATGATGCGGTCCAAAGAATACAGGGTCAGGTTGATGCGGTGATCCGTGCAACGCCCCTGCGGGAAATTGTAGGTGCGGATGCGCTCGGAACGGTCGCCGGAACCCACCTGCGACTTGCGGTCGGCGGAAATTTCCGAATTATAGCGTTCACGCTCGGCGGCCAGAATGCGCGAAGCAAGCACCTTCATGGCGCGGGCCTTGTTTTTGTGCTGCGAGCGTTCGTCCTGACAGGTCACAACGGTATTGGTGGGCAAGTGCGTGATGCGCA
This window harbors:
- a CDS encoding urease accessory protein UreF, with the translated sequence MAELATGLATDLASELPPPARALAGGTCLAQHVQQCATHAQAEDAAGQTGPHAGRGCSHPAWNGPQFGLTALLYLAGQSLPVGGFAWSQGLAAAVERGQAGTAEGVRRWLWGVLRLGLARNDLPLLLRMHGAASSADAGALAHWNALMLAGRESRELWQEEIQMGRALRRILHDQDMLPHWPLPDNAGYTACFAVAAVMLDQHVRSMEPYCDPAALQRAGMDAACAYVWSWLQNQVAVACKTVPLGQTAAQKLLLEFMPAVPQLVAQAAALPDEDIGSSLPGLALCSAGHERQYTRLFRS
- the ureG gene encoding urease accessory protein UreG; translated protein: MTNRPCLRVGVGGPVGSGKTALLRHLCMRLRKHYNMAVVTNDIYTREDAEFLLRHNALEADRIIGVETGGCPHTAIREDASMNIQAIEELQARHPGLELVLVESGGDNLSATFSPELADLTIYVIDVSGGDKIPRKGGPGITKSDLLIINKVDLAPMVHASLDVMERDTRRMRGERPYVLTEMLSGAGIEAVIAFIIREGMLRLPDQSA